The following are encoded together in the Streptomyces asoensis genome:
- a CDS encoding winged helix-turn-helix domain-containing protein — MEWQPDVPRWRQVYDVIEARITDGTYAPGEQLPGVLGIQAEFGIAQMTARRVLTELRAAGLAQMQPGVGTFVTELPRPPA; from the coding sequence ATGGAGTGGCAGCCGGACGTACCGCGGTGGCGGCAGGTGTACGACGTGATCGAGGCCCGGATCACGGACGGCACGTACGCCCCGGGCGAGCAGCTGCCGGGCGTGCTCGGGATCCAGGCCGAGTTCGGGATCGCGCAGATGACGGCACGGCGGGTGCTCACCGAACTGCGCGCGGCCGGGCTCGCGCAGATGCAACCCGGCGTCGGCACTTTCGTGACCGAGCTGCCCCGGCCGCCCGCGTAG
- a CDS encoding phage distal tail protein, with translation MPQQRLGTVTWGGLTFGPGTPYAVTALEGLDDLPEIRAEDVARPGQHGDYTGPDYTGPRTIQLGLGLRGSSPDDLRALTLALRAATQPQAQPAALSFPDQGVLVWAKVRKRSLPYDAEHLWSIGDAALEMYCADPYLYGLIEQSASTTAYSPAAGRTYPLVHPRTYGAAGTSGRLTAINAGASPAYPVLRVDGPVASPTIEQTTTGALLVIDATLQPGEYLLIDTRSRAVLFMGSSPRRSWVRAGSVWPLLQPGPNEIAYRGSALAGAPGQTSLLTVTWRDTSL, from the coding sequence ATGCCTCAGCAGCGACTCGGCACGGTGACGTGGGGTGGGCTGACGTTCGGGCCCGGCACCCCGTACGCGGTGACCGCGTTGGAAGGGCTCGACGACCTGCCGGAGATCCGCGCGGAGGATGTGGCCCGGCCGGGCCAGCACGGCGACTACACCGGCCCCGACTACACCGGCCCCCGCACGATCCAGCTGGGGCTGGGGCTGCGCGGGTCCAGCCCCGACGACCTGCGGGCGTTGACGCTGGCGCTGCGGGCGGCGACGCAGCCGCAGGCGCAACCGGCCGCCCTGTCCTTCCCGGATCAGGGCGTGCTGGTGTGGGCGAAGGTCCGCAAGCGCAGCCTGCCGTACGACGCCGAGCACCTGTGGTCCATCGGGGATGCCGCGCTGGAGATGTACTGCGCGGATCCGTACCTGTACGGCCTGATCGAGCAGTCCGCGTCGACCACCGCCTACTCCCCGGCCGCGGGCCGCACGTACCCGCTGGTCCACCCGCGGACGTACGGGGCGGCGGGCACGTCCGGGCGGCTGACCGCCATCAACGCAGGCGCGTCGCCCGCGTATCCGGTGCTCCGGGTGGATGGGCCGGTGGCCAGCCCGACGATCGAGCAGACCACGACCGGCGCCCTCCTCGTCATCGACGCGACGCTTCAGCCGGGCGAGTACCTGCTGATCGACACCCGGTCGCGCGCGGTGCTGTTCATGGGCTCCAGCCCGCGCCGCTCGTGGGTGCGCGCCGGGTCGGTGTGGCCCCTGCTCCAGCCCGGCCCCAACGAGATCGCGTACCGGGGCAGCGCGTTGGCCGGCGCCCCGGGTCAGACGTCCCTGCTCACCGTCACCTGGCGAGACACCAGCCTGTAG
- a CDS encoding helix-turn-helix domain-containing protein — translation MPSASPPPDWVLTQRRAIGERLRAERLHANLTQEQVSIRSGVDRPSVVRIEQGQQSPTVDTLIRLAAAIGVPLVVLVQ, via the coding sequence GTGCCGTCTGCCTCGCCCCCGCCCGACTGGGTGCTGACCCAGCGCCGGGCCATCGGCGAACGTCTCCGTGCCGAGCGGCTGCACGCCAACCTCACCCAGGAACAGGTCTCGATCCGGTCCGGTGTCGACCGTCCCTCCGTCGTGCGGATCGAGCAGGGCCAGCAGTCACCCACCGTCGACACGCTGATCCGGTTAGCCGCGGCCATCGGGGTGCCTCTCGTCGTCCTGGTGCAGTGA
- a CDS encoding peptidoglycan recognition family protein, whose protein sequence is MRLVRRAEFGWLASEAPLQATTRGVKVHYEGTAVSTRLLSDHAACVAEWKAIRASHLANKVENYSDVAYNYAACPHGFLLEGRGVGRRTGANGNQDLNRAHYAIVGLVGSEGLTEPTDAMLSAIRDGIELLREHGAGTEIKGHRDGYATSCPGGPLYAWVQKGAPRPAAAPTTTPTPTPPVQEDDMPAPMMLNEANPADVDLPSGEWVGLAFADPVVHSGPRVHDTLVHVTLADDTPADAVVEGRFYLTDTSGGSPSAYQTVTRRGGGGHQFVLSGTVPAGKHLRFQLRVKTSDGASVALLHRTASGPYWAV, encoded by the coding sequence ATGAGACTTGTACGACGCGCCGAGTTCGGATGGCTGGCGTCGGAGGCCCCGCTCCAGGCCACGACCCGCGGGGTGAAGGTCCACTACGAGGGGACCGCGGTGTCGACGCGGCTGCTCTCCGACCATGCGGCGTGCGTCGCCGAGTGGAAGGCGATACGGGCCAGCCACCTGGCGAACAAGGTGGAGAACTACTCCGACGTCGCCTACAACTACGCGGCCTGCCCGCACGGGTTCCTGCTGGAGGGCCGCGGCGTCGGCCGGCGCACGGGCGCCAACGGCAACCAGGACCTGAACCGCGCGCACTACGCGATCGTCGGCCTGGTCGGCAGCGAGGGACTGACCGAGCCGACGGACGCCATGCTCTCGGCGATCCGCGACGGGATCGAGCTGCTGCGCGAGCACGGCGCCGGGACCGAGATCAAGGGTCACCGCGACGGCTACGCGACCAGCTGCCCCGGCGGCCCCCTGTACGCGTGGGTGCAGAAGGGCGCGCCGCGTCCGGCCGCCGCGCCCACGACCACCCCGACCCCGACACCCCCTGTCCAGGAGGACGACATGCCCGCCCCGATGATGCTGAACGAAGCGAACCCGGCCGACGTGGACCTGCCCTCGGGTGAGTGGGTGGGCCTGGCGTTCGCGGACCCGGTGGTCCACTCCGGGCCGCGCGTGCACGACACCCTCGTGCACGTCACCCTCGCCGACGACACCCCGGCGGACGCCGTGGTGGAGGGCCGGTTCTACCTGACGGACACCTCGGGCGGCAGCCCGTCGGCGTACCAGACCGTCACCCGCCGCGGTGGTGGCGGGCACCAATTCGTGCTGTCGGGCACCGTCCCGGCGGGCAAGCACCTGCGCTTCCAGCTGCGCGTGAAGACGTCGGACGGCGCCTCGGTGGCGCTGCTGCACCGCACCGCGTCCGGCCCGTACTGGGCCGTCTGA